In one Rutidosis leptorrhynchoides isolate AG116_Rl617_1_P2 chromosome 8, CSIRO_AGI_Rlap_v1, whole genome shotgun sequence genomic region, the following are encoded:
- the LOC139861959 gene encoding protein COFACTOR ASSEMBLY OF COMPLEX C SUBUNIT B CCB2, chloroplastic-like: MMILFNMIPLKISSSLGPNFAVKIPNRRRMFTKIRCSDVDNSQNQQQLNLSVLRFTLGIPGLDESYLPRWIGYAFGSLIILNHFVGSNSTSVTPAQLRTEVLGLSLAAFSVTLPYLGQFLKGASPVLQASVPEGVDQIFAMSANISDTVKEDLAWGSYTLLRNTNSISVLISMNDVLCVRGYWSTPADLSKEKAVEWFQEQMQRIGLYNLTDTLYFPQRSDSGLWEILPEGTRSILVLPVRKSPNEAGNNSKDKIAGFVLLASSIGYAYSSKDRAWITAIANKF, from the exons ATGATGATCCTTTTCAATATGATCCCCTTGAAGATTTCTTCCAGTTTGGGACCCAATTTTGCTGTTAAGATTCCCAACAGGAGAAGAATGTTTACCAAGATAAGATGTTCGGATGTCGACAATTCTCAAAATCAGCAACAATTAAATCTTTCGGTGCTTCGGTTTACTTTAGGGATACCTGGATTAGACGAATCTTATTTGCCGAGATGGATTGGTTATGCTTTCGGCTCACTTATCATTTTGAATCATTTCGTTGGTTCAAACTCAACCTCTGTCACTCCCGCACAGCTT aGAACAGAGGTACTTGGTCTTTCCTTGGCCGCATTTTCTGTCACGCTTCCTTACCTTGGCCAGTTTCTTAag GGTGCGAGTCCGGTGCTTCAGGCAAGCGTACCTGAAGGCGTTGATCAAATATTTGCCATGTCAGCGAATATATCAGATACCGTTAAAGAGGATTTAGCTTGGGGATCATACACTTTATTGCGTAACACAAACAGTATTTCTGTG CTTATATCTATGAATGATGTACTGTGCGTACGTGGCTACTGGAGCACACCTGCTGATTTATCAAAAGAGAAAGCAGTTGAATGGTTTCAGGAACAAATGCAACGGATCGGCCTATATAATCTAACAGATACCCTTTATTTTCCTCAAAGATCAG ATTCCGGGCTCTGGGAGATACTTCCCGAGGGGACACGTTCTATTCTGGTTTTGCCGGTGCGTAAAAGTCCAAATGAAGCCGGTAATAACTCTAAGGACAAGATTGCAGGTTTTGTCTTGTTGGCGTCTAGCATCGGTTATGCGTATAGCAGTAAAGACAGAGCCTGGATAACTGCCATTGCTAACAAGTTTTAA